The proteins below come from a single Candidatus Poribacteria bacterium genomic window:
- a CDS encoding PD40 domain-containing protein — protein MLRKRGDTVNVTNHAANDGRPAWSPDGGDIAFVSDRDGNAEIYLMKPNGSNVRRLTEDMAVDTDPAWVSEGQLLFSSNRVRDFEVYIMTRDGSNPIRVTLSLGINIQPNAGLQ, from the coding sequence ATGCTAAGAAAAAGGGGGGATACGGTCAACGTAACCAACCATGCCGCCAATGATGGACGACCGGCGTGGAGTCCTGATGGAGGAGATATCGCTTTTGTGAGCGACCGTGATGGCAACGCGGAGATATATTTGATGAAACCGAATGGCAGCAACGTAAGGAGGTTGACGGAGGACATGGCAGTGGATACCGATCCGGCATGGGTGTCTGAGGGACAGTTGTTGTTCAGCAGCAATCGCGTGAGGGATTTTGAGGTATATATAATGACCAGGGATGGCAGCAATCCCATCCGGGTGACATTGTCACTCGGTATAAATATCCAACCCAACGCCGGATTGCAATGA
- a CDS encoding T9SS type A sorting domain-containing protein, with protein MRKKMVGYLISAAFMVVFICSASIALELNVESKTVRQGETFTLQVMLSNADTLGNVTFDIAYPPDKLELLNISPATVANLQNALYAVNPETFPSDADRVRFSWVLGAGYTGDGNIITLQFKIGAVEDREIPVTVESLSAVKASEALEDQDAVGHSGVLTVKFYGDVTDNGLITAYDASKILLHVVGREKLPDEVLPLADVSGRNGVNPYDAALVLMKVVGKIRVFPVLGGQGAPPAFLTPRVLKVADGKVEGGKVKVPVEIDDAGGVISGDISLRFDPNMLRFVKVETTDLTEGYLVEQTCDAGKLRVVFAGSEAMPSGKGKMLQLEFELIGENRDGTEIEIERAKLNEGVRLELHGGRVDLVPNRTALLPNYPNPFNPETWIPFQLSIGTKVEIEIYDINGHLVRRLDLGFKRAGYYTSRSRAAYWDGRNELGERVASGIYIYRMKAAGKSLTRRLVVLK; from the coding sequence ATGAGGAAGAAAATGGTGGGGTATCTGATTTCAGCAGCGTTTATGGTGGTATTTATATGTTCCGCGTCCATCGCTCTGGAGCTAAACGTCGAATCGAAGACGGTCCGACAGGGCGAGACCTTCACATTACAGGTGATGCTTTCCAATGCCGATACGCTTGGAAACGTCACCTTTGACATCGCCTATCCACCCGATAAACTCGAACTGCTGAACATCTCCCCCGCGACCGTGGCTAACCTTCAAAATGCCCTCTACGCCGTTAATCCCGAGACCTTTCCCTCAGATGCCGATCGGGTGAGGTTTAGCTGGGTTCTGGGAGCCGGATACACGGGGGATGGGAATATCATAACCCTACAGTTTAAGATCGGTGCGGTGGAGGATAGGGAGATACCTGTCACAGTCGAATCCCTCTCAGCCGTTAAAGCGAGTGAGGCATTGGAGGATCAAGATGCGGTGGGTCACAGTGGAGTATTGACCGTTAAATTCTACGGCGATGTCACGGATAACGGCCTTATCACGGCATATGACGCGTCGAAGATATTACTCCATGTGGTCGGGAGAGAAAAGCTTCCCGATGAGGTGCTGCCTCTGGCCGACGTGAGTGGTCGGAACGGGGTTAACCCATATGACGCCGCCCTGGTGCTGATGAAAGTGGTGGGTAAGATCAGGGTGTTTCCCGTTCTGGGAGGACAGGGAGCGCCGCCGGCTTTTCTGACCCCTAGGGTGCTGAAAGTGGCAGATGGAAAAGTCGAAGGGGGAAAGGTGAAGGTCCCCGTTGAGATAGACGACGCCGGAGGAGTGATATCAGGCGATATATCGCTGCGGTTCGATCCCAATATGCTGAGGTTTGTGAAGGTCGAGACCACCGATCTGACGGAGGGATATCTGGTCGAGCAAACGTGCGATGCTGGAAAGCTAAGGGTGGTCTTCGCCGGATCTGAGGCGATGCCTTCAGGAAAGGGGAAGATGCTGCAACTGGAATTCGAGCTCATCGGGGAAAATCGGGATGGGACGGAGATAGAGATAGAGAGAGCAAAACTGAATGAAGGCGTGAGGTTGGAACTGCATGGGGGACGGGTGGACCTCGTACCGAATAGAACGGCGCTGTTGCCCAACTATCCCAATCCGTTTAACCCCGAGACCTGGATACCGTTCCAGCTATCTATTGGGACAAAGGTGGAAATTGAGATATACGATATTAACGGACACCTGGTGAGGAGGTTAGATCTGGGTTTCAAACGGGCAGGGTATTATACGAGCAGAAGCAGGGCAGCATATTGGGATGGCAGGAACGAGCTTGGTGAGAGAGTGGCAAGCGGAATTTACATCTATCGAATGAAGGCCGCCGGGAAATCGCTCACAAGGAGACTTGTGGTACTGAAGTGA